From one Planktothrix agardhii NIES-204 genomic stretch:
- a CDS encoding major facilitator transporter, with product MSTSNSKPSILWFQLIGLSLVQGAISLTWLLYRLYVPQLLASLGFPGLFPTILVIENALGVIIEPIAGNFSDRQRKWLGTRFPLISLGVILSSGLFIAIPAFYIFGQSLNSLHWIFPILLILWGVAMAVFRSPVTALLGQYAVQTKLPQAMSILVVTGGIIGAIRPISSQFILSLGSGITFTIGSLVLLGSVGILRYFNPDLSVIPQSEEPTQKLYFRNLVFVALLGLFVALGSRLILGEVFPQIIKNYGGNTQLIMFSGLILLAFTSIPAGLFAVKIGNNKATLIGLITTAILLLFSSFVVNKIIIILVSLLMIASYSLVANGIVPIAFSLFPSQKSGLGIGVYFGAFSLAMSGYDFIIKKLGTVDLIINYRLGMMAFLITTFLVLFLPKLTIPKITE from the coding sequence ATGTCAACCTCAAATTCTAAACCGTCTATTCTCTGGTTTCAGTTAATCGGATTATCCTTAGTTCAAGGAGCAATTAGCTTAACTTGGTTACTGTATAGATTATATGTTCCTCAACTTTTAGCTTCCTTGGGATTTCCGGGTTTATTCCCAACTATTTTAGTAATTGAAAATGCGTTAGGAGTAATTATTGAACCCATAGCAGGAAATTTTTCTGACCGTCAACGAAAATGGCTAGGAACTCGTTTTCCTTTAATTAGTTTAGGGGTAATTTTATCTTCCGGTTTATTTATAGCAATTCCCGCCTTTTATATTTTTGGTCAATCTCTTAATTCCCTACATTGGATATTCCCAATTCTATTAATTTTATGGGGCGTTGCTATGGCGGTTTTTAGAAGTCCAGTTACGGCTTTATTAGGTCAATATGCTGTACAAACAAAACTCCCCCAAGCCATGAGTATTTTAGTTGTTACGGGGGGTATTATCGGTGCAATTCGTCCTATTTCTAGTCAGTTTATTCTCAGTTTAGGATCGGGAATTACCTTTACTATTGGGTCTTTAGTTTTATTGGGTTCTGTGGGTATTTTAAGATATTTTAATCCTGATTTGAGCGTTATTCCTCAGTCAGAAGAACCGACTCAAAAATTATATTTCAGAAACTTAGTTTTTGTGGCATTATTAGGGTTATTTGTAGCATTAGGATCTCGATTAATCTTAGGGGAAGTTTTTCCTCAAATCATCAAAAATTATGGTGGCAATACCCAATTAATTATGTTTTCTGGGTTAATTTTATTGGCATTTACTTCCATTCCTGCGGGATTGTTTGCTGTTAAAATTGGCAATAATAAAGCAACATTAATCGGATTAATAACAACAGCTATTTTATTATTATTCTCGTCTTTTGTTGTGAATAAAATTATAATTATTCTGGTTAGTTTATTAATGATTGCCAGCTATAGTTTAGTCGCCAATGGAATTGTCCCCATTGCCTTTTCTTTATTTCCATCCCAGAAGAGCGGTTTAGGAATAGGAGTATATTTTGGGGCGTTTTCTTTGGCGATGAGTGGATATGATTTCATCATCAAAAAATTGGGAACTGTTGACCTTATAATCAATTATCGCTTGGGGATGATGGCATTTTTAATTACAACTTTTTTGGTATTATTTTTGCCGAAATTAACAATTCCTAAAATAACTGAATAA
- a CDS encoding UBA/THIF-type NAD/FAD-binding protein — protein sequence MLNPNLDEIQLTKDDYERYSRHLILPEVGLEGQKRLKAASVLCIGTGGLGSPLLLYLAAAGIGRIGIVDFDVVDTSNLQRQIIHGTAWVGKPKIESAKNRILEINPACQVDLYNTRISSENALDLLRPYDVIVDGTDNFPTRYLVNDACVLLNKPNVYGSIFRFEGQATVFNYQDGPNYRDLYPEPPPPGMVPSCAEGGVLGILPGMIGVIQATETVKIILEKGQTLSGRLLLYNALEMTFRELKLRPNPVRPVIEKLIDYEQFCGIPQAQEQEAKQKMNIPEITVEELKQLLDSGADDFLLIDVRNPHEYEIAKIPGSVLIPLPDIEQGKGIEQVKELLNGHRLIAHCKSGMRSGKALGILKEAGISGTNVKGGILAWSREIDASVPEY from the coding sequence ATGCTAAATCCGAATCTGGATGAAATCCAGTTAACGAAAGACGACTACGAACGGTACTCCCGCCACTTGATTTTACCAGAAGTCGGTCTGGAAGGTCAGAAACGCTTAAAAGCGGCGAGTGTGCTTTGCATCGGAACCGGGGGACTAGGTTCGCCCTTGCTGCTATATTTGGCGGCGGCGGGTATTGGACGCATCGGAATTGTTGATTTTGATGTGGTGGATACCTCCAACCTGCAACGCCAAATTATTCACGGGACTGCTTGGGTGGGGAAACCCAAAATTGAATCGGCGAAAAACCGGATTTTGGAGATTAACCCCGCTTGTCAAGTTGACCTCTACAATACCCGCATCAGTTCAGAAAATGCCCTCGACCTGCTGCGACCCTATGATGTGATTGTAGATGGAACCGACAATTTCCCGACCCGATATTTGGTGAATGACGCCTGTGTGTTACTGAACAAACCTAACGTCTACGGGTCAATTTTTCGGTTTGAGGGTCAAGCAACGGTTTTTAATTACCAAGATGGGCCCAACTACCGGGATTTATACCCCGAACCTCCTCCCCCCGGAATGGTTCCCTCCTGTGCAGAAGGCGGGGTTTTAGGGATTTTACCAGGAATGATTGGCGTGATTCAAGCCACAGAAACCGTTAAAATTATTCTGGAAAAAGGACAAACTTTAAGCGGACGTTTGTTATTATATAACGCTTTAGAAATGACGTTTCGTGAGTTAAAATTACGTCCAAATCCTGTTCGTCCAGTGATTGAAAAGTTAATTGATTATGAGCAGTTCTGCGGTATTCCGCAAGCACAAGAACAGGAGGCTAAACAGAAAATGAATATTCCTGAAATCACCGTTGAGGAACTTAAACAATTACTTGATAGTGGGGCGGATGATTTCCTATTAATTGATGTTCGTAATCCCCATGAATATGAAATCGCTAAAATTCCGGGTTCGGTGTTAATTCCTTTACCCGATATTGAGCAGGGAAAAGGCATTGAACAAGTCAAAGAACTGTTAAATGGTCATCGTTTAATTGCCCATTGTAAATCGGGAATGCGTTCGGGAAAAGCTTTAGGGATTCTCAAGGAAGCAGGAATTTCAGGAACTAACGTTAAAGGTGGAATTCTGGCTTGGAGTCGAGAAATTGATGCTTCAGTTCCCGAATATTAG